One genomic segment of Candidatus Brocadiaceae bacterium includes these proteins:
- the cobU gene encoding bifunctional adenosylcobinamide kinase/adenosylcobinamide-phosphate guanylyltransferase gives MAKIIFVLGGVRSGKSVFAEKIAIQYNDVTYIATAEAKDEEMEERIRIHKRRRPDHWKTVESPLYIDRIVSGLKNFDGLVFIDCMTLYVTNMLFHKEPDLLFPGNEIKGRKQREKLILSNIKTLCHVCRESCADVIIVSNEVGLGVMPDNTLSREYLDIAGRANQIIAADADEVFFIVAGISQRIK, from the coding sequence ATGGCCAAAATAATATTTGTTCTTGGTGGTGTGCGTAGTGGAAAATCTGTCTTTGCAGAAAAAATAGCAATACAGTATAATGATGTAACTTATATTGCCACCGCAGAGGCTAAAGATGAAGAAATGGAAGAAAGAATCCGCATCCATAAAAGGAGAAGGCCTGATCATTGGAAGACTGTTGAATCGCCCCTTTATATTGATAGAATTGTCTCAGGATTAAAAAATTTTGATGGACTTGTTTTTATTGATTGCATGACACTTTATGTTACCAATATGCTTTTCCATAAAGAACCGGACCTTCTTTTCCCTGGGAATGAAATAAAAGGCAGAAAACAAAGAGAAAAGCTGATTCTCTCAAATATCAAAACCTTATGTCATGTATGCCGTGAATCGTGTGCTGACGTGATTATTGTATCAAATGAGGTAGGATTGGGTGTTATGCCGGATAATACTTTGTCTCGCGAGTATTTAGATATTGCCGGTCGTGCAAACCAGATAATTGCAGCTGATGCAGATGAGGTCTTTTTTATAGTCGCTGGTATCTCGCAAAGGATAAAATAA
- a CDS encoding alkaline phosphatase family protein, with translation MLIRRKKVFVLGLDSIPPELIFDKWLSELPNIRQLISKSLYGEMKSTIPAITCPAWISMMTSVDPGGLGLYGFRNRTQYNYEGLSFVSSRSVTRPTVWDILSNRGKRVLVIGVPVTYPPKPVNGYMVTGFLTPDTKCDYTYPNTLKTLVEGVTNGYIFDVDEFRSEKKEHILKIIYEMTEKRFKLTRHFILSTDWDFCMMVEMGPDRIHHAFWNYFDESHPRYIPHSNYKHAILNYYRYLDREIGETLALLDEDTMVLVVSDHGMKKMVGGIGINEWLIQHGYLKLMHYPSCPTSISKQIIDWKNTCVWGEGGYYGRIFMNVKGREPMGVIAQQNYESFRNELIGRLKDLRDQTGRVINTKAYKPEDIYSECRGIPPDLLVYYGDLDWRSVGSVGNGNVWTSEKDLGPDGANHSQYGIFIMKNGTNSRKERRKGITLYDVAPTILNYLSVGVPDYMKGMVIH, from the coding sequence ATGCTGATTCGAAGAAAAAAGGTTTTTGTTTTGGGCCTGGACTCGATACCGCCTGAACTTATTTTTGATAAATGGTTGAGTGAATTGCCAAATATCCGGCAGTTGATTTCAAAAAGTCTTTATGGAGAAATGAAAAGCACAATCCCGGCTATAACCTGTCCTGCCTGGATATCTATGATGACAAGTGTTGATCCGGGAGGGTTGGGGTTATATGGATTCAGAAATAGAACACAGTATAATTATGAGGGATTATCATTTGTGAGTTCACGTTCTGTTACCAGGCCAACGGTATGGGACATCCTGTCAAACCGGGGAAAAAGAGTCTTGGTTATTGGTGTGCCGGTTACTTATCCACCAAAGCCAGTCAACGGGTATATGGTGACAGGGTTTTTAACACCAGATACAAAATGTGACTATACCTATCCCAACACATTAAAAACACTTGTGGAAGGAGTCACAAATGGATACATTTTTGACGTTGATGAATTCAGGAGTGAAAAAAAAGAACATATCTTAAAAATAATTTATGAAATGACAGAAAAGCGGTTTAAACTTACTCGTCATTTTATCCTCTCCACAGACTGGGATTTTTGTATGATGGTCGAAATGGGTCCGGACAGGATTCATCATGCGTTCTGGAATTATTTTGACGAATCCCATCCAAGGTATATACCACATTCGAACTATAAGCATGCAATTCTCAACTATTACCGATATCTCGACAGGGAAATCGGCGAAACGCTTGCATTATTAGATGAGGATACAATGGTATTAGTCGTTTCTGACCATGGAATGAAAAAAATGGTTGGCGGCATAGGAATCAACGAATGGCTCATTCAGCATGGGTATCTCAAATTGATGCATTATCCTTCCTGCCCGACATCCATCAGTAAACAAATCATTGACTGGAAAAATACCTGTGTTTGGGGGGAGGGCGGATATTATGGAAGGATCTTTATGAATGTGAAGGGGAGAGAACCTATGGGAGTCATAGCACAACAAAATTACGAATCTTTCCGAAACGAACTTATTGGAAGGCTGAAAGATTTAAGAGATCAAACGGGTAGGGTGATTAACACAAAGGCATATAAACCTGAAGATATTTATTCAGAATGCAGAGGCATTCCCCCTGATTTGCTGGTGTATTATGGTGATCTCGATTGGCGGTCAGTCGGTAGTGTGGGGAATGGGAATGTCTGGACAAGTGAAAAAGATTTAGGCCCGGATGGTGCAAATCATTCACAGTATGGCATCTTTATAATGAAAAACGGAACCAATTCACGTAAAGAGCGTCGTAAAGGGATAACACTCTACGATGTTGCTCCTACAATTTTGAACTATCTCTCTGTTGGTGTGCCTGATTATATGAAGGGAATGGTCATTCATTAA
- a CDS encoding glycosyltransferase family 2 protein, which produces MDIKKNKTLIAIPVFNETNVLNLIQKIQAFPLDILVVDDGSTNNFSNELCSVENIRFIVHSRNIGYGKTICDAFQYAMQNEYDYLLTIDADGQHEPEEIQLFLDKIPFNDFDILSGSRYLSPVGNEFKAPQDRFLINKEITRIIGRITGYNVTDTFCGFKAYKVRSLGILSLTEVGYGMPVQLWLQAWKMGLRVKEIAVKLIYKDLLKQFTGTLSNPQIRLQYYKDIIENELNDSKVVNRLTQTTRSK; this is translated from the coding sequence ATGGATATAAAAAAAAATAAAACCCTTATCGCCATTCCTGTTTTTAATGAAACGAATGTACTCAATCTTATACAAAAGATACAAGCGTTTCCATTGGATATATTAGTGGTCGATGATGGATCTACAAATAATTTTTCTAACGAGCTTTGCTCTGTTGAAAATATACGATTTATTGTTCATTCAAGGAACATCGGATATGGCAAAACAATCTGTGATGCATTTCAATACGCCATGCAAAATGAATATGACTATCTATTAACAATTGACGCTGACGGGCAGCATGAGCCGGAAGAAATTCAACTCTTTCTGGACAAAATTCCATTTAACGATTTCGATATTTTGTCCGGAAGCAGATATCTTTCTCCGGTCGGAAATGAATTTAAGGCGCCCCAGGATAGATTTCTTATTAACAAGGAAATTACCCGAATAATAGGTCGTATTACCGGCTATAATGTAACGGACACGTTTTGTGGTTTCAAGGCATACAAGGTGAGAAGCCTTGGAATTTTGAGCCTAACCGAAGTCGGATACGGCATGCCTGTGCAATTATGGTTGCAGGCATGGAAGATGGGTTTGAGGGTGAAGGAGATTGCTGTGAAATTAATTTATAAGGACCTGTTAAAACAATTTACTGGCACCCTCAGCAACCCGCAGATAAGATTACAGTATTATAAAGACATCATTGAAAACGAACTTAACGATAGTAAGGTAGTGAACAGATTGACACAAACAACAAGAAGCAAATAA
- a CDS encoding DUF502 domain-containing protein, which produces MEEKKHGILYQLKTNVRKRILTGLLLILPIYVTFFVVKFLFTFIGGFLSPLIIKLLQHLGVNAPKSSFDEFVITSLGLLLTFTALYFIGVFAANYVGKSIINYSESLLSRMPFIKNIYSSVKQLVHAISLPGKQAFQRVVIVDFPREGTKAIGFVALDTNDENNEEKNNYISIFVPTTPNPTSGFLIFVPGSTVIETNLTVEDAFKTLLSGGLLAPKGVFEHIHASRNFPVKQG; this is translated from the coding sequence ATGGAAGAAAAAAAACACGGCATACTGTATCAATTGAAAACAAACGTCAGAAAAAGAATCCTGACGGGTTTATTATTAATTTTACCCATTTACGTTACTTTCTTTGTCGTAAAATTTCTTTTTACCTTTATCGGAGGTTTTCTTTCTCCGCTAATAATAAAACTATTACAGCATTTAGGAGTGAATGCTCCCAAATCATCTTTTGACGAGTTCGTTATTACCTCCCTCGGACTCCTTTTAACATTTACCGCATTATATTTTATCGGTGTTTTTGCGGCTAATTATGTAGGCAAGTCTATTATAAATTATTCAGAGAGCCTTTTGTCAAGAATGCCGTTTATTAAGAATATTTATTCCTCGGTAAAACAACTGGTTCACGCAATAAGTTTGCCCGGAAAGCAGGCTTTTCAAAGGGTGGTAATTGTCGATTTTCCGAGGGAGGGTACGAAAGCAATTGGATTTGTCGCCTTGGATACGAATGATGAAAATAACGAAGAAAAGAATAATTACATAAGTATATTTGTCCCGACTACACCAAATCCTACCTCTGGATTTTTAATATTTGTTCCCGGGTCAACCGTTATAGAAACCAATCTTACCGTTGAAGATGCATTTAAAACACTTTTATCTGGCGGTTTGCTTGCGCCTAAAGGTGTATTTGAACACATTCACGCTTCAAGGAACTTTCCTGTAAAACAAGGGTAG
- a CDS encoding adenosylcobinamide-GDP ribazoletransferase yields MKPSTSHSVTHWFPVVGFCLGLFLSFIYLPLHFLFPPILSVAIILFISILITGAFHLDGLADTCDGLWGGRNREKRLEIMRDTHIGSFGATGLVCIIGLKYISLLGIGKLGEERQSIVVSWIHDSSFIHFLPLVPVCAALIVMSVVGRWSQVCAAGLTSYARKEPGTGTFLFESTLVKHVIYTSFFPLFLFWFFYHIKGVLIFLIIASFILSWIWYVKGKIGGMTGDTLGATNEIGEIMFLITLYVFY; encoded by the coding sequence ATGAAGCCTTCCACCTCGCATTCTGTTACCCATTGGTTTCCTGTTGTAGGCTTTTGTCTCGGTCTTTTCTTGTCTTTCATCTATCTACCGCTCCATTTCCTTTTCCCTCCGATTCTTTCTGTTGCAATTATTCTATTCATTTCTATTCTGATAACCGGGGCATTCCATCTTGACGGGTTGGCAGACACCTGTGATGGTCTTTGGGGAGGCAGGAACAGGGAGAAACGATTGGAAATAATGAGAGACACCCATATAGGCAGTTTCGGGGCTACAGGATTAGTTTGTATTATTGGTCTCAAATATATCAGCCTTCTCGGAATAGGAAAATTAGGGGAGGAACGTCAATCCATAGTAGTTTCCTGGATACATGATAGTTCTTTTATTCATTTTCTCCCACTGGTACCTGTGTGTGCCGCATTGATTGTTATGTCTGTTGTCGGTAGGTGGTCCCAGGTCTGTGCCGCAGGTTTAACATCATACGCAAGAAAAGAACCCGGCACAGGGACCTTTCTTTTTGAAAGTACCTTGGTAAAGCATGTTATATACACATCTTTTTTTCCCCTGTTTTTGTTTTGGTTTTTTTATCATATTAAAGGTGTTCTTATATTTTTGATAATTGCGAGCTTTATCCTCAGCTGGATCTGGTATGTTAAAGGTAAAATAGGCGGAATGACGGGAGATACATTAGGTGCAACCAATGAAATAGGAGAAATCATGTTTTTAATAACTTTGTACGTTTTTTATTAA
- the kdsA gene encoding 3-deoxy-8-phosphooctulonate synthase yields MSENVRLKNFSIGHNHPLTFITGPCVIETPDACFMLAEKLKSIFAKKNASFIFKASFDKANRTSIHSYRGPGINEGMRILADIKKRLDIPILSDVHCKEEVPVVEEILDIIQIPAFLCRQTDLLLAAAKTGKPVNVKKGQFLSPWDMKSVIEKIQSVGNNQILLTERGVSFGYNNLVSDMRSLIIMGKLGYPVIFDATHSVQLPGGKGKTSGGDRDMVAPLARAAVATGCEGIFLEVHDAPEKALSDSATMLPLKDLSSLVDHLVTIHDSIQSYK; encoded by the coding sequence ATGTCAGAGAACGTAAGGCTTAAGAATTTTTCAATAGGACACAATCATCCACTTACCTTTATCACAGGGCCCTGCGTCATAGAAACACCGGACGCGTGTTTTATGCTTGCGGAAAAGCTGAAAAGTATTTTTGCGAAAAAGAATGCTTCATTTATTTTTAAGGCATCATTTGATAAAGCTAATAGAACGTCAATACATTCATACCGGGGTCCTGGTATCAATGAGGGGATGAGGATTTTGGCAGATATCAAAAAACGTCTGGATATACCGATATTGTCAGATGTGCATTGCAAGGAAGAAGTGCCTGTGGTAGAGGAAATACTTGATATCATACAAATACCCGCTTTTCTCTGTCGGCAAACTGATTTACTACTGGCTGCTGCAAAAACGGGAAAACCGGTAAATGTTAAAAAAGGACAGTTTTTATCACCATGGGATATGAAGTCTGTCATTGAAAAGATACAGAGTGTGGGAAACAATCAAATATTGTTAACCGAAAGAGGGGTTAGCTTTGGATACAATAATCTGGTAAGCGATATGCGTTCATTGATAATTATGGGTAAATTGGGATATCCGGTAATTTTTGATGCTACGCACAGCGTTCAATTACCTGGTGGGAAGGGAAAAACTTCAGGGGGAGACAGGGACATGGTCGCGCCACTTGCCAGAGCTGCTGTTGCTACAGGTTGCGAAGGGATATTCCTTGAGGTACATGATGCTCCGGAAAAAGCGCTTTCCGATAGCGCTACAATGTTGCCACTGAAAGATCTCTCTTCACTGGTCGATCATCTCGTTACTATTCATGATAGTATTCAATCATATAAATAA
- the hemW gene encoding radical SAM family heme chaperone HemW translates to MLAKKTSLPSALYVHIPFCARKCNYCDFNSSVSDSNIIDLYLAAIDKDMCLLQGKYIFHTIFVGGGTPTLLTETQLEKLLSGIAHSIQTDTVQEYTIEANPGTLTMSKARLLKDYSVNRVSLGVQSFQDNFLSFLGRIHSRDDAIHAFTVLRTAGFENINLDLMFGCSKQSLDSWKKDLVTATELNPEHLSTYALTYEEETNLMNALKSGIIKKLNESIELDMYKASIEYLSKKGFTHYEISNFAKPRYECKHNKIYWKNLSYVGIGAGAYSFIHGIRSSNEKDILTYIKRSQENKNLQVFCERLENDCLASETIVMSLRLRSGISNTDFTARFGYTLEDRYGVLINKLTHEGFVCYDRKTLSLTKKGLFLADSVLAEFI, encoded by the coding sequence ATGTTAGCGAAAAAAACATCGCTTCCCAGCGCCCTTTACGTACATATTCCTTTTTGCGCCAGAAAGTGCAATTACTGCGATTTCAACTCCAGTGTTTCTGATTCAAACATCATTGATCTCTACCTTGCCGCAATCGACAAGGATATGTGCTTATTACAGGGAAAATATATTTTTCATACGATTTTTGTTGGAGGTGGAACGCCTACCTTATTAACCGAAACACAGTTGGAAAAGCTTCTTTCAGGTATCGCGCATAGTATTCAAACTGATACAGTACAAGAATACACGATAGAAGCCAACCCTGGCACTCTTACCATGAGTAAGGCACGGTTGTTGAAGGATTATTCGGTAAACCGTGTTAGCCTTGGAGTACAATCATTTCAAGATAATTTCTTATCATTTTTAGGCCGAATACATTCGCGTGACGACGCTATTCACGCCTTTACCGTGTTGAGAACAGCAGGTTTTGAAAACATTAATCTTGATTTGATGTTTGGATGTTCCAAGCAGTCACTTGATAGTTGGAAGAAAGATCTGGTAACAGCAACAGAACTGAACCCTGAACACCTGTCAACATATGCTCTCACCTATGAGGAAGAAACAAATCTGATGAATGCTTTAAAAAGCGGAATCATAAAAAAACTGAATGAAAGCATCGAACTGGACATGTATAAGGCTTCAATAGAGTATTTATCAAAAAAAGGTTTTACACACTATGAAATTTCAAATTTTGCAAAACCCCGGTACGAGTGTAAGCATAATAAGATTTATTGGAAAAACTTGAGTTATGTCGGTATCGGCGCAGGTGCATACTCTTTCATTCACGGAATACGGTCATCAAACGAAAAAGATATACTGACGTACATCAAGAGGTCACAGGAAAATAAAAATTTACAGGTTTTTTGTGAACGTTTGGAAAACGACTGTCTTGCCTCAGAGACAATCGTAATGTCCTTGAGGTTGCGCAGTGGCATCTCTAACACCGATTTTACTGCCCGTTTCGGATATACCCTGGAAGACAGATATGGAGTTCTAATAAATAAATTAACACATGAGGGCTTTGTTTGTTATGATAGAAAAACATTGTCACTTACGAAGAAAGGATTGTTTCTGGCGGATTCTGTGTTAGCTGAGTTTATTTGA
- the cobM gene encoding precorrin-4 C(11)-methyltransferase, translating to MKVYFIGAGPGDPELITLKGLKAIRRSGYCIYAGSLINTELLSYLPAHAKSYDSSSMRLEDMVVVYKEAKEYASDVARIHSGDPSIYGAILEQMHALDDLDIPYEVIPGVSSFVAAAAALKQELTLPGITQTVVITRMGGKTPIPEKEHLNELARATPTLCLFLSIDKIEEVVRILLPHYGQDCPVAVVYKATWPEQKIIQADLRTIAKIVRQELIKKTALIIVGRILNKEGKRSVLYKQEW from the coding sequence ATGAAAGTATATTTTATAGGGGCTGGTCCAGGAGATCCAGAACTAATAACATTAAAAGGGCTTAAAGCAATTCGACGTTCAGGGTACTGCATTTATGCCGGTTCACTCATCAACACGGAACTGCTTTCTTATCTTCCTGCGCACGCTAAATCATACGATTCTTCAAGTATGCGTCTTGAAGATATGGTTGTCGTTTACAAAGAGGCAAAGGAATATGCTTCTGATGTCGCCAGAATTCACTCGGGAGACCCGTCTATCTATGGCGCAATACTTGAGCAAATGCATGCCCTGGATGATCTTGACATTCCTTATGAGGTAATACCTGGCGTCAGTTCCTTTGTAGCCGCCGCCGCTGCTTTAAAACAGGAATTAACCCTCCCCGGGATTACTCAAACCGTAGTCATTACCCGAATGGGAGGAAAAACTCCCATCCCGGAAAAGGAGCATTTGAATGAACTGGCAAGGGCAACCCCTACTCTTTGCCTCTTTCTAAGTATCGATAAAATAGAAGAGGTTGTAAGAATTTTGTTGCCCCATTACGGACAGGATTGTCCAGTCGCTGTTGTTTATAAAGCAACGTGGCCCGAACAAAAAATTATTCAGGCAGATTTACGTACTATTGCTAAAATCGTTCGCCAGGAACTGATTAAAAAAACCGCCCTTATTATCGTGGGAAGAATATTGAACAAAGAAGGGAAGAGATCCGTGCTATACAAACAGGAATGGTAA
- the ispH gene encoding 4-hydroxy-3-methylbut-2-enyl diphosphate reductase: protein MKVIVAKTAGFCMGVRRAMDILLDAANEKTDDGKVYTDGPLIHNPQVLEYLEKRGIQIVKDRSDLAKSTVVIRAHGITPARKKEIEDMGAKVCDATCPHVMRVQSIIKKYAALGYSTVIIGDKGHAEVVGLLGYAEGRGYVVQESDEVEDLPPMDKVCVVAQTTQDRHMFNKALELLKKKYSNCESFETICSSTYKRQDEVINLSNSVDAMIVVGGRGSANTARLAKICEMQGTPTIHIETDAELDLDQLKTYNTIGVTAGASTPNWMIKRVVEKVHSCKIDRIGKLIFVSKSIAGFFIESCTYMGLGAASLSYACASLLGIHPTVRFCMISAFFIFSMQVLNHFANRESIELNEPAKAKFYKRKQGLFVCLGIAGAVASCIIGLAINKAIFFCVFTASIIGVVYRLEIIPKTLSGIIRYRSLEQIPGSKELFYSIAWAVVAALIPFLGSGNQLSPSLFIAIAFAFSLAFTRAVVLDIRDIQGDRILGKETIPIAIGKNRTQRILMVVTILIAALLLISTVNGWVPSLGYCLLICIFYAGAYQYLLLKRIFSEGILLETIADFNFILSGIIAFMWKAGSF, encoded by the coding sequence TTGAAGGTTATTGTAGCAAAAACCGCTGGCTTTTGCATGGGTGTTCGAAGGGCAATGGACATCCTCCTGGATGCTGCTAACGAAAAAACGGATGATGGAAAGGTCTATACCGACGGTCCATTGATTCATAATCCTCAAGTACTCGAATATTTGGAAAAAAGAGGCATACAGATCGTAAAGGACCGATCCGATCTCGCAAAAAGCACGGTCGTTATAAGAGCACATGGTATTACTCCTGCCAGGAAAAAAGAAATAGAAGATATGGGGGCAAAAGTATGTGATGCCACATGTCCTCACGTGATGAGAGTTCAATCGATAATAAAAAAATATGCAGCGCTGGGGTATTCAACGGTAATCATTGGAGATAAAGGACATGCTGAAGTTGTCGGTCTTCTCGGGTACGCAGAAGGAAGGGGGTACGTGGTACAGGAGTCGGATGAAGTTGAAGATCTTCCTCCGATGGATAAAGTATGCGTTGTCGCCCAAACAACTCAAGATCGTCATATGTTTAATAAAGCCCTTGAGTTACTTAAGAAAAAATATTCAAATTGCGAATCATTTGAGACTATTTGCAGTTCTACCTATAAAAGACAGGATGAAGTCATAAATCTCAGCAACTCTGTGGACGCAATGATTGTTGTGGGGGGGAGGGGGAGCGCTAATACCGCAAGACTTGCCAAAATCTGTGAAATGCAGGGAACACCAACGATTCATATAGAAACAGATGCAGAGCTTGATCTGGATCAGCTGAAAACGTACAATACCATCGGTGTAACTGCAGGAGCATCGACACCGAACTGGATGATTAAGAGAGTTGTTGAAAAGGTACATTCCTGCAAAATAGATAGGATTGGGAAACTTATTTTTGTATCAAAAAGTATTGCTGGCTTTTTTATAGAAAGTTGCACTTATATGGGGTTGGGCGCTGCAAGCTTGAGTTATGCATGTGCTTCGTTGCTTGGCATACACCCTACAGTAAGATTCTGTATGATTTCCGCATTCTTCATATTTTCGATGCAGGTATTAAACCATTTTGCAAACAGGGAGTCCATTGAACTGAACGAGCCTGCTAAAGCAAAATTTTACAAAAGAAAACAGGGTCTTTTTGTTTGTCTTGGTATTGCGGGCGCCGTGGCCTCTTGTATTATCGGACTTGCTATCAATAAAGCAATTTTTTTCTGTGTTTTCACTGCGAGTATCATAGGGGTTGTTTATCGATTAGAAATAATTCCCAAAACCCTCTCTGGCATTATTCGTTACAGAAGCCTTGAGCAAATACCTGGATCAAAGGAATTATTTTACAGCATTGCCTGGGCTGTTGTTGCAGCGTTAATACCTTTTCTTGGCTCGGGAAATCAATTATCGCCATCTCTTTTCATTGCCATTGCCTTTGCCTTTAGTCTTGCATTTACAAGGGCAGTCGTTCTTGATATAAGGGATATTCAGGGGGATCGAATTTTGGGGAAGGAAACAATTCCTATTGCAATCGGGAAAAACCGAACTCAACGGATCCTTATGGTCGTTACCATACTTATTGCAGCTCTCCTGCTTATAAGCACTGTCAATGGATGGGTTCCCTCGCTGGGTTATTGCTTATTGATTTGCATATTTTATGCTGGCGCTTATCAATATCTGCTTCTGAAACGCATTTTCTCAGAAGGTATCCTGCTTGAAACAATTGCAGATTTTAACTTTATTTTATCCGGCATTATAGCGTTTATGTGGAAAGCCGGCTCCTTTTAA
- the typA gene encoding translational GTPase TypA, whose product MTQIIRDDIRNVAIIAHVDHGKTTLVDQLLKQSGTFRSNQQIQNVERIMDSNALERERGITILAKNTAIVYEGVKINIIDTPGHADFGGEVERVLKMADGVLLLVDAAEGTMPQTRFVLKKALGYNLNPLVVINKIDRPDARCHEVLNEVFDLFVELNATDEQLDFAVIYASGRDGYAKLSMDGESKDVKPLLEEILRVVPKPHGDQKAPLQIQITSIDYNDYVGRIGIGRVFAGNIQSGMQVIRIDKHGSHIQGRISEIFTFNGLERQPVKSAKVGDIIAITGVENIDINDTIADREDPRAMPLISIDEPTLSMMFSVNNSPFCGKDGRYVTSRNLRERLFRELRSNVALKIEETGSPDHFLVSGRGLLHLSVLIENMRREGYELQVSKPQVILKKLDGKKAEPVEYVVIDVPKIYEGQVISLLGARKAEMLSMNTKKEMTHFEFKVPSRGLIGLRNRILSSTRGEAVMYHNFYDYEPYKGDIAHRIQGVLISMATGEVTAYALDGLQDRGEMFVKPGDRVYEGMIVGEHCEQKDIAVNVVRAKKATNIRNATAEKGIRLSPPKEFTLEMALEYIEDDELVEITPKIFRLRKKLLTENERRVTRRQQTTEPHAGAIT is encoded by the coding sequence ATGACACAGATTATAAGAGATGACATTCGCAATGTTGCTATTATTGCACATGTAGACCATGGTAAGACTACCCTTGTTGACCAACTGCTCAAACAGAGTGGTACGTTCAGGTCTAATCAACAAATTCAGAATGTTGAGAGGATTATGGATTCGAACGCCCTCGAACGTGAGAGAGGTATTACCATCCTTGCAAAAAATACAGCAATCGTCTATGAGGGGGTAAAAATAAATATTATTGATACTCCTGGCCATGCGGATTTTGGGGGAGAAGTTGAAAGAGTACTCAAAATGGCGGATGGTGTATTATTACTGGTTGACGCAGCAGAAGGCACAATGCCGCAAACAAGATTTGTGCTTAAAAAGGCGTTGGGGTATAACCTGAACCCCTTGGTGGTTATTAATAAAATCGACAGGCCGGATGCCCGTTGTCATGAGGTTCTGAATGAAGTATTTGATCTTTTTGTTGAACTCAACGCAACAGATGAGCAATTGGATTTTGCTGTAATTTATGCAAGCGGCAGGGACGGATATGCCAAATTATCCATGGATGGCGAGAGCAAGGATGTCAAACCCCTCCTTGAAGAAATACTCCGGGTCGTTCCCAAGCCCCACGGAGACCAAAAAGCTCCATTGCAGATACAAATAACTTCAATTGATTATAATGATTATGTTGGTCGTATCGGAATTGGCAGGGTTTTCGCGGGAAATATTCAATCGGGTATGCAGGTTATACGGATTGACAAACATGGGAGTCATATTCAGGGCAGAATTTCAGAAATATTTACCTTTAACGGATTGGAACGGCAACCGGTAAAATCTGCAAAGGTGGGGGATATCATCGCAATAACAGGTGTCGAGAACATAGATATCAACGACACAATTGCAGATAGAGAAGATCCCCGCGCAATGCCTTTAATCAGTATTGACGAACCTACGCTGTCCATGATGTTTTCGGTAAACAACTCTCCCTTTTGTGGCAAGGATGGCAGATATGTTACCAGCAGAAACCTGCGGGAAAGACTCTTCAGAGAACTTCGTTCCAATGTTGCCCTTAAGATTGAGGAGACGGGTTCGCCGGATCATTTTCTTGTTTCAGGACGTGGACTCTTGCATTTATCGGTACTCATTGAAAATATGCGGCGGGAAGGCTACGAATTACAGGTATCAAAACCCCAGGTGATCTTAAAGAAATTAGATGGAAAAAAAGCAGAACCCGTAGAGTATGTTGTCATCGATGTGCCAAAGATATATGAAGGTCAGGTAATTTCGCTGCTTGGGGCAAGAAAGGCGGAAATGCTCAGTATGAATACTAAAAAAGAGATGACCCATTTTGAGTTCAAAGTGCCTTCCCGCGGTTTAATTGGTTTGAGAAATAGGATCCTGAGTTCTACACGCGGAGAAGCAGTGATGTATCATAACTTTTATGACTATGAACCGTATAAAGGTGATATAGCACATCGGATACAGGGCGTGTTAATTTCAATGGCGACTGGAGAGGTTACCGCTTATGCCTTGGATGGATTACAAGACAGGGGGGAAATGTTTGTTAAGCCTGGAGACCGTGTATACGAGGGAATGATTGTCGGTGAGCACTGCGAACAAAAGGACATCGCCGTGAATGTTGTCAGGGCAAAGAAGGCCACAAATATACGGAATGCCACGGCGGAAAAAGGAATCAGACTGTCCCCGCCAAAAGAATTCACCCTGGAGATGGCGCTTGAGTATATAGAAGATGATGAGCTGGTTGAAATTACCCCAAAAATTTTCCGATTAAGGAAGAAACTCCTTACGGAAAACGAGCGGAGAGTAACGCGAAGGCAACAGACAACAGAACCACATGCAGGCGCTATTACCTGA